AGCTTGCAGAATAGTGACGGcgacaaaaaaaatgaaactgatgcttttaaaatgcattgtataaaaaataaagtatcaGGGAATGATGCTTGTGTAGATTGTGGAGTATCTAGTAAGTGATAAATCCACAACGAATTTAGTATTTTGAAgtagtacattttttaatactcctaataatattttagatcCGGATTGGGCTAGTTTAAATTTAGGTGTATTAATGTGTATCGATTGCTCAGGAATACATAGAAATTTAGGTTCACACATTTCGAAAGTTAGGTCATTGGATTTAGATGATTGGTCGTAAGTGCGATAACCATTTTATTATAGacaattttctgtaaattcaaataattatgttaCTAGTAATATACACATAATTCGATTttgatacaattatataaatttctaaaacCATATTTTTAGTTGCAcatgtattgttttatagtatAAAATAGCTGTTATTACCTTTAGCGCAGGTCAATTAAGCGTAATGTTAGCTCTCGGTAACGACATAGCGAATAGTGTTTGGGAATATTGTTTAAATGGGAAGCAAAAACCGACTTCAGATTCCTCtagagaagaaaaagaacaatGGATCAGATGGAAGTATGAAGACAAAATCTTTTTACCACCAATTAATCCAAATATTTCTTTAGGAAAATTGCTTATTGACTCGGTTTGccggtaaatatttttctatttcagtgCATTATagctattataataaattcttagcTAATTTATCTTATATGTGAAAAATAATACAGGGGTGACATGAGAGCATTTACATTATGCTTGGCCAGATGTAGTTACGAAGATATTAATATGTCTGTTAGTATGGAAGATTTAAGGACACCGCTCCATTTGGCTTGTGCCACAGGAAACTTAGCTATGGCACAACTATTGATATGGGTGTGTGTGATTCTTTTTATCCCAGTAtagtacataaatattataagaagatATAATGTGTCAGTACATTTATTAAACCATTACAGCATAAAGCAAATCCACATAATTTAGATCACGAAGGACGTACGTGTATGTCATATGTACGAGCTCTTGAAAGAACACTTGACAATTCGTCGGATTCTATGGAAATGCAAAAGCTTCTCGAAGTTCTAGAACAAGCTAGTGTTTCTGGAGTAGATGACGCAGAAACGTCACAGTATTAAAACTGTTCACGTCACGTACTTATTGCATGTGAAGCCATGCTTCGATTAATAGCTTATAGTTGATATAACTTTTTTCATTAACAGTACTGATACTCAGAAAGACAACCAAAGTATGTTAAACGGAATTTTAAATACGGAATAGTCTACTTCTATAGAGTAGCATTCTATACTATGTTAAAGAAGATTTACATTGTATGTAACAGTGTATGTCCTTTTTAATGTTGGCTATaaatttcataagaaatttGACCACATATTTTACTGGATATAACATACTTTgcatatatatttgtacattaaaaagtagtttgaattgaaaatgataatgcatattatataatataatataatataatatatatatatataatatgtataaatatatttaacgagGTTTAGGTCAGTGAAAGTAATGACTAATAGCGAATTGGAGTGTACATTATCAATGACTGAGAGTACAAACACTCATAAATCTAGTTATATTTATACACTAAATACATTTAATGTATTTGAAGAAtgcttttataatttttattttattaattatgaattaaacaTGTAATTACCTCGCAAgatgtttttattattctaaatacctaaaatatatgtttatCGTCTCGTGTATTGTTCGAAATTGTATCAACTTGAATTCTGTGTTAACGTGCTTAGTGGCAGTTTTACACAAGatataaacttcatttaaatttattagatGAACAAATAACACTTGTAACATAGTATAGTCCATGTGTAGTATTTGAGTCATCtagaaatattatatgtacattttattttcgatgcatgaaaaattatgtaactcttatatatatatatatatatttctatatgtatatattacctAATGAATATATGCTTGTTGGAAATATGGGTATTTgactataatatttaatagttgttAATTTTGATAAACTTGACTGGGATGAAAGTGAAACTCTTCGTGCAGTAGGAAtcctgaaaataatatatagttgtatctatgtaaaaagtattattacaattattatacttactctttatttaaattattaattgtcgAAACTGGAAGTGGAgcctttaaattataaattatattttgatttaaattataattctgtaCAGGCGAGTTTTCACAAACGTATTGTTTAAAAGCACATTGAAATAAAGACCTTAAATCACTTGTACAACATTCTAAATTGTCTTGTAATAGTAACATAAATTCTAAacacacatgaatctgtgctaaaCATATTAGTTTTttcctaaaattattatttacaaacaatTATATGATGTAATTAAAAGTCATaccataaaattttattgtacgtaCCTGTAGATATCAACTGTAAATTCACCATGtgaaacattttctaatttttcttggATATCGTGCAAATCACAAAATCTTGagctcattaaaatatatatataatctttacataatttttcaaagCCCATGTCTATGACATATTCTAATGGTAAACTACCTGATAGTaaatgtgaaattattttatgctGATTCGAATCAGTGATAATTTTAGCAAATCTTGTTGAATTTGTTGAATTTACctaataaatgatattaaatgtattataataattcatgtaCATTTATGGAAAGATTTTTCTTAACAATTCTATACCTGTGCAAAACATTCATTCATTATAATTTCTTCCAAAACAGTATGTATACATTTTGTCATTTCAAAGTGATTTGGATTCTCTGTAAGTATTATAATCATTTaatgtatgaaaaattacaCACAGTGTCTTACATAAAATAAGTCAtctaaatatattcttcaattatgatgaataatgtgaaattgagcaTCTGTAATctgaatgaatataaatttcatgtttaattttaaatttgtgagtcgaaaattatttctaaacaCGTTTAAATGTTAACTATGGaagaaaaaattgtacaatagaTATTGATGATCTTTAAAACTCAGACAATTATCTTGGAACACAAATGTTTTTTGCTACATATTTATCTTCTAATatcattcaaattaaaatatgtgtaaaatataaatatatttttaaatatattaataatattataatttacattaacaCACCTAAAGGGGCTACTAAGATGGCTTATTTTAGATGAGACATCCTGCACATAACATATATAGACTTGTGATTCTTACATAAGATATACTTACTAATCAGTAATTCCCATAAAAAGTCAGTAAGATCTAAATTATATCTAAATGGAAGATTCTTTAaacattgtttaatttttacacTATTCTCTACATTTTCTTCATCTACAAAATTGGTTTTATTTGCATCAGTATTGTCGAAACCTCTATAACTGTAATCTCCATTTagcaatagatatatattttccACTATTCCTTTGTATTCCtgttttataaaaagtaatattattcaCAATTTCCAGCACTCTacatatatttagaaaaatgacAGCTTAGTATACTTCTATGTATGGACTGGTGAAATCTTTGGGAAATTTCAGAGGTGACGGAGTATAAGGAGAATTtatgttttgtttataatcatcTACTATATTCAAATACTGATTTAATAGTAGCAATTGAATCCATAAATCTTTCAAAGGACTATTATTTGATCCTGTTACTACTTGAGCCacctgaaataaatatatacatacatgtgtAAGTATATAGCATAAGTAGCTCATTATAtacaaaaaacattaattttaccAAAACATTCTTTGTTGCTCTTGAGGGTGGATACAATGACAAATTGGAAGTATCCACTTCTATACTTAAACTACCTTCAAAGTTGCTTTTTACATTTTCATCCCAATTTATCAATTCTTCTCTTGTCCCACATATATCAAAAGTGTTAAATGCAGATATAGTAACCTGAATATGAAAGAATTATACATGAATAACAGAATAGTTATCATATAAGcatgtataataattacattatgctCTTGTGcacgtgaaaatttcaaatgttgcTGAAGAAACAATAATGATGATTCTTCAATAGTTTCAAAAGTTTCATTATTAGCTGAACAAACTTCAATTGTAGTAAACCATTTTTCCTGAATACTTGCACCTAATAATCTACTTCGTTTATTATCATTTCCATCGCAAAGTGCAAATATTGGAGGTAAATTATTTGCAGTAAACTTGATGCATGCATTTAAAgcattactaaaataaatatatactgttagtataattaattgaaacaaacTTGCAGTTTAATTGTCATTAGTTTACCATGCTTCCGTTCTGcttaatggtaaatatttttcttcctctttgtACCaacttttttttactaaaataatgCTATcctcaaaatcaattttctcaaaagaatattttagagGTGATCCAGTAATATCAAATTCTGAAGCTATAatttcaatagatatatattatttaaacaaatagattgaaatattatttattaaacttacTATTTATTTGATTGTCATCACTATGTTCTAAATGATTATTACTAAATTCTGTATATCCctgaaaatatacaatacaagGATAATACGAATACTCCTTTAAAATTGCAATTCGTTTATAATGCTCATGACATACCtgttgatataaaataatacaaggagaatttttatattcaggAAAAAGTAGAGTCACATATGATAAACAaagtttacttatttttatagacggatttaatattttccttaataTTTCAACTTCGTTCATTTTTGAcagttatttgaaatttaataatcacaatattcatttataaggATATGTACTTATTTCTTTGAGCCAAACTTATAATTTTCTCATTCTACTTGAAAcagtatattacaaatatttaaattggaaTTTCAAACGCTTCTTAAAATCTTGCGTtcaaaaatacacgaaatgtcTCTCAACAAAGATCTAAGTTACTAGGGACTTTATATTAGTAAAAAAAACaggaatttttaaatacaaaatttcaaacattttcaactTCCATTATATGgatttgataataaaaatatatatatgttatagatgtgtttgaaaatgaaatgtaataaatctacgtttaaaaaaaattgtgtatGTATAGTTATGGAGCAGAACGGCAGATAATCTTTAGTTGTGTTTTGGAACAATGCTAAGCATTCATTGTTCGTCGAGTCCTCTATCAGCCGTTTCGCGTTTGCGCTGCGTATAGTGAGTGACATCGATATGTCAATAATTGTAAAGtacgaaattttataaaaagtatatgaTGTCGTAGAAGTACATCAAGATATTTGCAAAGTCATTGTAGTTGCGATAGTGATTAGGTTATGAAAAAGTCAAACAAATACTGGACAGGTGTGGGTAACATTTCAACAGTGTGTTTGTCCGAGGTGAAGAGGGACCGTGAGGACCTCGAAGACAGTCTTCCGACCTTTTACATGAAGGAACAGGATATTCCTGAATATTTGGAAGGCTGTGGTTTAACCACCTGTACAGCCGATATGCCCGAGGACGTCACTGTCCTGCGGGATAATAAAGAAcagatgaaagaaaaaaaattatccTCCGCGTCCATAGCAGGTCCCGACACCAAGAAAACGGTAACTGTCAAGCATCCTGAATCTAACAAACCAAAGCCAACTACGAAGAAAGGCAAACCGATACAAGCCGACTTGGATGTTTCCAAAGAATTTATAAGATGTAGAGATGAGTGCGTGGAACGGCTGGATTTAAGTAAATCAAGCATCACACATCTGCCTAGTACTGTACGAGATTTGACGCATTTAGTCGAATTTTATCTATATGGTAACAAACTTGTAACCTTACCACCAGAAATTGGTTACCTTGCCAATTTGGAAACACTGGCTTTGAGTGAAAATTCCCTTACAAGTTTGCCAAGTACATTAGAAAACTTAAAGTCGTTAAGAGTACTCGATCTCAGGCATAATAAATTATGTGAAATACCTGATGTTGTTTATACATTAACTAATCTCACAACTCTGTATTTACGTTTCAATCGTGTCAGATATGTCAGCGACAACATAAAAAACTTGACAAATTTGACAATGCTGAGTTTGAGGGAAAACAAAATCAAGGAACTTCCAGCAGGTATTGGCAAGTTGATTAATTTGATAACATTCGATGTGTCTCATAACCACCTGGAGCATTTACCTGAAGAGATTGGAAATTGTGTCCAATTATCTACACTTGATTTGCAACACAACGAGCTTTTGGATATACCAGACACAATCGGGAACTTAACTTCTTTAACAAGATTAGGTCTTAGATATAATAGATTAACTAATATTCCAAAGTCATTGGCAAAGTGTAAATTAATGGATGAGTTTAGCGTGGAAGGAAATCAGGTGTCCCAACTGCCAGATGGTTTACTATCAAGTCTTTCTGACTTGACATCGATTACACTGTCCAGGAATGCCTTCACCGCATATCCATCAGGAGGACCAGCCCAGTTTACAAATGTTTATTCTATCAATCTTGAACATAATACGATTGATAAAATACCATATGGTATTTTCTCCAGAGCAAAAAacctaacaaaattaaatatgaaggAAAACCAATTAACTGCTCTACCTTTAGATATTGGTACATGGGTCAAAATGGTTGAATTAAATTTAGGTACAAATCAGCTAACAAAAATTCCAGATGATATTAAATGCCTTCAAAGTTTAGAAATCTTAATACTTtctaataatttgttaaaacgTATTCCTGCCAGTATAGCAGACTTACGCAAACTCAGAGTTTTAGAccttgaagaaaataaaattgactcTTTACCTAACGAAATTGGTTTCTTACGAggcttacaaaaattaattttgcaaaGTAATCAGGTGACCACTTTGCCAAGAGCAATAGGTCACCTGACAAATTTAACGTATTTGAGCGTAGGAGAAAACAATCTTAATTACTTACCTGTAGAGATTGGTACGCTAGAAAATTTAGACTCattgtatataaatgataatgcAAACTTACATAATTTGCCATTCGAATTAGCTCTATGCACAAATCTCAGTATTATGTCAATTGAAAATTGTCCGCTATCGCAAATCCCACCAGAAATAGTCGCTGGAGGCCCTTCcttagtaattcaatttttaaaaatgcaagGACCTTATCGATCTATGTAACAAAATTAGAGAATTGTCTCCTGTATGACCTAGATGTCGATTCTTAGTAACAGTGATACAGAAACAGATGATAtttgatacaaatatttattaacttaattTCTCACCGTAATGATCTCacatcaatgaaaattatatgaatattatcgatacataatatatgaaaaatgcATATATTTGTATTCTCATAAAATGAATAACATACATCTGCGATacgttttcaatataaaaagaagaaacatatGTACAGATATACTATGAAATTGGTGCTGAATTGGGAATATGCACAATGAGTGAAGAAGCTATAAAGGAATAAAACCATAATAAGATATTTTAGATACagtaacaatataaattatattgacatttttattaatataaaacatatgtagTTTGATAATTcgttcatttattttgttttttgtatgtatattgtttagcaatataataaaatataataataattaatgtaatatattttaatttgcatgTTATATGCTTTACATTacagttattttataatttcagaaattaatcTAGCATTTGAAATGTCATAACAAAAATCCCTTAagtttatcattatattatacacAGATACCTGAAAAATACTATCTTTAGacgtgtaattattattttgaaaactgtattaaatgtaACGAAGTGAGATAAGATTATTCAATTCAAGGGAGTATAAAATTAAGAATCGGCatcgataaataaaaattttcgttACTAATATTCATTGCCATATGAATGAAACATTTTGTTgacaaaattgtattataatataaagtttGCGTAATATTAGTTATTTTACAACATGTCATTATCAATTGTGAACACAAGATTTAATTGTAAGAGATTTTGAAAGAAGCTGCTCTtccaaaatatgaaaaatatctaCTTATATAATTTAGTGGATGGTaatgaataatgtattatattatttttttatttctaagacta
This genomic window from Nomia melanderi isolate GNS246 chromosome 9, iyNomMela1, whole genome shotgun sequence contains:
- the LOC116434021 gene encoding protein zwilch homolog, which encodes MNEVEILRKILNPSIKISKLCLSYVTLLFPEYKNSPCIILYQQGYTEFSNNHLEHSDDNQINTSEFDITGSPLKYSFEKIDFEDSIILVKKSWYKEEEKYLPLSRTEACNALNACIKFTANNLPPIFALCDGNDNKRSRLLGASIQEKWFTTIEVCSANNETFETIEESSLLFLQQHLKFSRAQEHNVTISAFNTFDICGTREELINWDENVKSNFEGSLSIEVDTSNLSLYPPSRATKNVLVAQVVTGSNNSPLKDLWIQLLLLNQYLNIVDDYKQNINSPYTPSPLKFPKDFTSPYIEEYKGIVENIYLLLNGDYSYRGFDNTDANKTNFVDEENVENSVKIKQCLKNLPFRYNLDLTDFLWELLIKNPNHFEMTKCIHTVLEEIIMNECFAQVNSTNSTRFAKIITDSNQHKIISHLLSGSLPLEYVIDMGFEKLCKDYIYILMSSRFCDLHDIQEKLENVSHGEFTVDIYRKKLICLAQIHVCLEFMLLLQDNLECCTSDLRSLFQCAFKQYVCENSPVQNYNLNQNIIYNLKAPLPVSTINNLNKEIPTARRVSLSSQSSLSKLTTIKYYSQIPIFPTSIYSLDDSNTTHGLYYVTSVICSSNKFK
- the LOC116434022 gene encoding leucine-rich repeat protein soc-2 homolog, with product MKKSNKYWTGVGNISTVCLSEVKRDREDLEDSLPTFYMKEQDIPEYLEGCGLTTCTADMPEDVTVLRDNKEQMKEKKLSSASIAGPDTKKTVTVKHPESNKPKPTTKKGKPIQADLDVSKEFIRCRDECVERLDLSKSSITHLPSTVRDLTHLVEFYLYGNKLVTLPPEIGYLANLETLALSENSLTSLPSTLENLKSLRVLDLRHNKLCEIPDVVYTLTNLTTLYLRFNRVRYVSDNIKNLTNLTMLSLRENKIKELPAGIGKLINLITFDVSHNHLEHLPEEIGNCVQLSTLDLQHNELLDIPDTIGNLTSLTRLGLRYNRLTNIPKSLAKCKLMDEFSVEGNQVSQLPDGLLSSLSDLTSITLSRNAFTAYPSGGPAQFTNVYSINLEHNTIDKIPYGIFSRAKNLTKLNMKENQLTALPLDIGTWVKMVELNLGTNQLTKIPDDIKCLQSLEILILSNNLLKRIPASIADLRKLRVLDLEENKIDSLPNEIGFLRGLQKLILQSNQVTTLPRAIGHLTNLTYLSVGENNLNYLPVEIGTLENLDSLYINDNANLHNLPFELALCTNLSIMSIENCPLSQIPPEIVAGGPSLVIQFLKMQGPYRSM